In Thermobaculum terrenum ATCC BAA-798, the DNA window ACCTTCACCATTGAATTCGAGGCTGGTATCCCGGTAGCTCTCAACGGCCAAAAGATGCCGCTTGAGGATATAATCGATCAGCTCAACGTTATCGGTGGTAAGCACGGTATAGGTAAGATCGATATGTTTGAAGACGGCATAATGGACCTCAAGTCCAGAGAGATCTATGAGGCTCCAGCTGCTACCATAATACTAACGATCCATCGCGATCTTGAGCAGTTTACGTTGACTAAGGACGAGATCCAGTTCAAGAAGATAGTGGATGCTCAGTGGGCCTACAAGGTTTATCACGGTGAGTGGTTCCACCCGTTGAAGAAGGCGCTGGATGCATTTATAGCGGAGACTCAGAGCGTGGTCAATGGTGAATATACCGTGCAACTCTACAAGGGCAACATTGATATCCTGAAGCGCAAGTCCGATACCGGCTTGTTCTTCCCGGATGTCAGATCTATCTCCAGCGCTAGCTTCAACCAGCAGCTCTGTGGTCCAACAGCCCAGATCTGGGGTCTGCCGTTCGAGCTGCTAGCTAGAAGGGAAAAGGAGAGCAAGAAAGTAGGAGCTGCTAGTGAGTAAGCTCTGGGACAAGGGCTACAAGCTGGATGAAACTATCGAGCGCTTCGAGATAGGTCACGATCTTGCCTTCGACAATGAGCTCGTCGAGGTGGATGTCTATGGCTCGATAGCTCATGCAGAGATGCTCAATCGGATAGGCATACTAACCGATGATGAGCTGCAGACGCTCAAACAAGGTCTTGGCAGGATCTTGGATCTCTATCGGCAGGGGCAGTTCTTCATGACCCCTGCCGATGAGGATATACATACTAAGATAGAGAACTTTTTAGTGCGGGAGTACGGCGATGTGGGCAAGAAGATCCATACCGCCCGCTCCCGCAACGATCAAGTTCTCGTGGATCTTAGGCTCTATGCCAAGGCCAAGATCCTTGAGTTGGAATCTGCGCTGTTGCAGTGTGCTGAATCTTTAGTGGAGTTTGCCTCTAAGCACGAGCATGTCCCAATGCCTGGCTACACTCACATGCAGAGAGCTATGCTCAGTAGCGTAGGGACATGGGCCGGTGCCTTCGCTGAAGCTTTGCTAGATGACCTCAAGCTACTTGAGACTGCCTATGAGCTTAACGATCAGTCACCCCTAGGGTCTGCTGCATCTTACGGCGTCCCCTTACCTATAGATCGACAATATGTAGCTGATAAGTTGGGGTTTGCTAAGGTCCAGAACAACGTGCTCTATGCACAAAACGCTAGAGGGAAGTTTGAAGCGCTGGTTGTACAGGCTATAAGCCAGATAATGCTGGATCTTAGCAAGCTTGCCCAAGATATACTGCTCTTTACCACTGCGGAATATGGTTTCTTCACTATATCAGACAGCTTTGTTACAGGTAGCTCTATCATGCCTCAGAAGAAGAATCTAAGCATGATGGAGCTTATAAGAGCAAAGGCAAATATGGCCCTTGGTTATCAACAACAGATGATGTCTGTGTTAAGCGGGCTCCCTTCAGGCTATAACAAAGACTATCAGGAGACCAAGAAGCCCTTTATGGAGGCTATCCAGCTAGCGTTAGATTCCCTTAAGGTTGCTGAGCTTACAATAAGTAACCTTAGCCCTAACAAAGATAAGCTGCTAGCTGCCTGTACTCCTGAGCTTTTTGCCACTGATAAGGCCTATGAGCTAGTACAGCAGGGTATGCCTTTCAGGGATGCCTATAGATATGTAGGCACGAATCTGGACAAGCTTGAGGGGGCCGATCCAGAAGAAAGCCTCAAGAAGCGTACCCACATAGGTGCAAGTGGTAACCTTGGGTTAAGCAAATTAAAAGAAAGCATATCTGCATCCAAGGTAAATGTCGATAAAAAGTACTCGCATTTGATGGAAACCTGGCAAAATTTACTATCCTAGAAAAAACGGAGGTATGAGAGAAATGGCAGCGACCCAAACAGGCACTTGTCCCGAATGTGAGGCTGAGATAGCTCTTGCTGATGTTGAGAAGGGCGAGATAGTTCAGTGTCCTGACTGCGGAGCAGAGCTCGAAGTACGTGATACAAACCCAATTGTCCTCGAGTTGGCTCCTGAAGAAGAGGAAGACTGGGGAGAGTAAGTTTCGCTAAAAGTCGGAATCCGTGTGGGGGAGCAGGTATTTTTCTGCTTCCCCAACATCAAGAAAGTTTTGGGAAGGGTTAGGTTTGAAGGTAGGAGTTTTACTGTCTCGAGTACGGGCTGAGGAGAAACTAATATTTGAGGAGTTTGATGCTCGAGGGATCGATGTGGAAAGGATCTATGATCCCGAGCTCGTGCTTGACATCGAGAGCCCGATCAATGGATATGATGTGATTCTCGAAAGGGCTATCAACCACTCTAGAGCAGTCAGCGCTCTCAGATTATTCAACGATTGGGGTATTCCCACAGTTAACACCTACGAAGTGGCTACTATATGTGGTAACAAGCTTGAGACCTCTGCTGCTCTTGCTCGTTGTGGTGTGCCCACTCCAAGGACTCTTATTGCCTTCACGCCCGAATCTGCACTAAAGGCGATAGAGAGTATAGGTTACCCGGTCGTACTTAAGCCCCTAATAGGATCCTGGGGAAGACTTATCTCATTGGTAAATGATCGATATGCAGCAGAGGCCTTGCTTGAACATAAGGAGATACTCGGGTCGTACCACCACTCAATCTTCTACATACAGGAATATGTTGAGAAACCTGGTAGGGATATCAGAGCGTTTGTGGTAGGGGACAAGACTATAGCTGCGATATATAGGTATTCAGATCATTGGATAACTAATACAGCTCGTGGTGGTCAGGCATCTAATTGTCCAGTTACTGACGAGATAAACGAGATCTCAGTAGCTGCTGCCAAGGCGGTCGGTGGAGGGGTCGTGGCTATAGATCTCGTAGAAAGTCCTGAGGGACTCAAGGTGCTGGAAGTGAACTACACTATGGAGTTTCGTAACAGCATACAACCGACTGGTGTGAACATACCAGCTTATATAGTCGACTATGTAATAGCTCGTGGGGAGGGGGCTCCTCCATGAGCTGGCAGCTAGATATTCTAAGAGAAATGCTCGAGCTTTACAGCCCTACGGGTTCTGAAGATCAGGTCTCCAGTTTTTTGGTTGATCTGTTCAGATCCGAAGGGCTTGAAGCTTATAAAGATGAAGCAGGTAACTTTATAGGCATTGTCGGTAGAGGCCAACCAGAAATTATGTTGTTAGGACATATAGATACGGTACCAGGCAAGATACCCGTCAGAGAAGAAGATGGCAAGCTGTATGGAAGAGGTGCAGTGGATGCTAAGGGCCCGATGGCAGCATTTGTTTGTGCTGCTATTCAGGCCAAGCGCCAGGATGGTGTTAATGCTACTCTGAAGGTCGTGGGTGCTGTGGGCGAAGAAGGAGACTCTCGAGGAGCGCGTTACCTTGTAAAGAACCACCTGCCTGAGTACCTGATTATTGGTGAACCTAGTGGATGGGATAGTATCGTTTTAGGATACAAGGGATCCATGCATGTACATTATGTGCTCAACAAGTCCATGAGCCACAGCGCAGGTCCTGAAAGGTCAGCAGCGGAGGAGGCACTGGACTTTTGGAATCATGTAGTTGAGTTTTGTAGAGAGCTTAATCAGGAGAAGAGGGTATTCGATCAGCTGTCACCATCGTTGCGCTCGATCAATACTTATAGTGACGGGTTTATTTCAACCGTAGAAATGGATATCAACTTTAGATTGCCCTTGGCATATTCTCCAGATGATCTGGGGCAGAGATTGAGGGACTTTGCAGGGAAAGGTAAGATATCCATTCTATACGGTGATCCTGCGTTTAAGGCAGATAAAAATACTCCTCTGGTAAGAGCTTTCATGCAATCCTTGAGGAGTGTTGGAGTGACCCCAAGGTTCAAGGTTAAAACTGGGACCTCTGATATGAATGTCGTGGCGCCGGAGTGGCGATGCCCGGCTATAGCTTATGGCCCAGGGGACTCCTCGTTAGATCATACACCGGAGG includes these proteins:
- a CDS encoding [LysW]-lysine hydrolase, with translation MSWQLDILREMLELYSPTGSEDQVSSFLVDLFRSEGLEAYKDEAGNFIGIVGRGQPEIMLLGHIDTVPGKIPVREEDGKLYGRGAVDAKGPMAAFVCAAIQAKRQDGVNATLKVVGAVGEEGDSRGARYLVKNHLPEYLIIGEPSGWDSIVLGYKGSMHVHYVLNKSMSHSAGPERSAAEEALDFWNHVVEFCRELNQEKRVFDQLSPSLRSINTYSDGFISTVEMDINFRLPLAYSPDDLGQRLRDFAGKGKISILYGDPAFKADKNTPLVRAFMQSLRSVGVTPRFKVKTGTSDMNVVAPEWRCPAIAYGPGDSSLDHTPEEHIYISEYEKSIDILVKALKYLEEA
- the lysX gene encoding lysine biosynthesis protein LysX codes for the protein MKVGVLLSRVRAEEKLIFEEFDARGIDVERIYDPELVLDIESPINGYDVILERAINHSRAVSALRLFNDWGIPTVNTYEVATICGNKLETSAALARCGVPTPRTLIAFTPESALKAIESIGYPVVLKPLIGSWGRLISLVNDRYAAEALLEHKEILGSYHHSIFYIQEYVEKPGRDIRAFVVGDKTIAAIYRYSDHWITNTARGGQASNCPVTDEINEISVAAAKAVGGGVVAIDLVESPEGLKVLEVNYTMEFRNSIQPTGVNIPAYIVDYVIARGEGAPP
- the argH gene encoding argininosuccinate lyase gives rise to the protein MSKLWDKGYKLDETIERFEIGHDLAFDNELVEVDVYGSIAHAEMLNRIGILTDDELQTLKQGLGRILDLYRQGQFFMTPADEDIHTKIENFLVREYGDVGKKIHTARSRNDQVLVDLRLYAKAKILELESALLQCAESLVEFASKHEHVPMPGYTHMQRAMLSSVGTWAGAFAEALLDDLKLLETAYELNDQSPLGSAASYGVPLPIDRQYVADKLGFAKVQNNVLYAQNARGKFEALVVQAISQIMLDLSKLAQDILLFTTAEYGFFTISDSFVTGSSIMPQKKNLSMMELIRAKANMALGYQQQMMSVLSGLPSGYNKDYQETKKPFMEAIQLALDSLKVAELTISNLSPNKDKLLAACTPELFATDKAYELVQQGMPFRDAYRYVGTNLDKLEGADPEESLKKRTHIGASGNLGLSKLKESISASKVNVDKKYSHLMETWQNLLS
- the lysW gene encoding lysine biosynthesis protein LysW, coding for MAATQTGTCPECEAEIALADVEKGEIVQCPDCGAELEVRDTNPIVLELAPEEEEDWGE